In Desulfonatronospira thiodismutans ASO3-1, the sequence TATTCCGAGTTCGACAACACTGTGGTGGATAAAGGCAGGGTGCTCAGTCTGGATGCTGATGAACTGCACCAGAACTACAACCGGGACGAATTTGATCCCAGGGACGGGCATCTGCTCAAGGTGTGCGATAATTTAGCGGCGTTTATCGAGGCCTATACCGCCACCAGAAACGGCATTACCAATGAACAGCTGCAGCAGGCGCAATGGAAGATACGCAACCGCTATCAGCGCGAAAACCTGCTGGGACGGCTGCACATAGGTGCCCTGCTGGCGGATTTTGATTGAACCCGCCAGAGTGACTTACAAAGTTAATACGTTCTGGTGGCAAGAACAATAGAAGTTATTCACTGAAAGGTGCGCCAGTAGTCCGGGGGTTCGGCAAACAGGACGTAAAAACTCGCTCCAAGGCAGCGTAAATCAAAACCTCTACAAGTTTTTTTTATCCAGAATATTTTCTTTATTATGCTTTGAATCAAGTTCGGTGTTTTACGGTTTTGATTAACGCTGCCTACGTCGCTCAGACAGTTTACGCCCAGTTTGCCGAACCCCCGGCCCCTGGCTATTAGCCGAAGTGAGGTTTGCCCAATTGTATCAGGTGGTGAATTGTTCAAGCGACAACACGTATCCTTTCTTCCTAATCCCTGGCTATATCCAGGATGGGCCAGATCTGGTCCATATTTTCCACTGTTTTGACCTGGATAGTTTTCCTGAGCTCCGGAGGAATTTCATTGAAATCGCGTTTGTTGGAGTCCGGAATAATCACTGTCTTGACCCCGGAAGCCACTGCAGCCAGGATTTTTTCCTTGATGCCCCCCACAGGCAGCACTCTGCCGCGAAGGGTGATCTCCCCGGTCATACCTATATCCCCGGGCAAAGGCCTGTCCAGCAGGGCCGAAACAAGCGCGGAAACCATGGTCAGCCCGGCTGAAGGACCGTCCTTGGGGGTGGCCCCGGCCGGTACGTGAATGTGTATATCGCGTTTGTCCAGGAGGTCTTCGTCCAGACCAAGTGTTTTGGCCCGACTGCGGGCGTAGCTTAGAGCCGCCTGGGCGCTTTCCTTCATGACCTCGCCCATCTGGCCGGTGAGTATGAGCTTGCCCTTGCCCGGCATGAGGCTTACCTCCACATGCAGGATCTCCCCGCCGTAAGCGGTCCAGGCCAGGCCTATGGCCACGCCTGCAGGCAGTTCCTTTTCCCGGTCCTCGGGCATATACTTGGGTACGCCCAGGAGCTTGTCCACCTTTTTCCTGGTGATGCGAAAGGGGCCTTTTTTGCCTTCAGCCACCTGTCTGGCGATTTTGCGGCATACTGCGCCTATTTCGCGCTCCAGGTTCCTGAGGCCCGCCTCCCGGGTATAGTTGCGGATAATCTCTTTTAAGACGCCGTCGCTAAGGGAGATGTCCTTTTCCTTGAGCCCGCTTTCCTTTATCTGCCTGGGCAGGAGGTATTTACGGGCGATATGCACCTTTTCCTGTTCGGTATAGCCGGGGATGCGGATAACCTCCATGCGGTCCAAAAGGGCCGAGGGTATGGTGTCCAGGATATTGGAGGTGCAGATGAACATGACCTTGGACAGGTCGTAGGGGACATTGAGGTAATGGTCGGTGAAGGAGTGGTTCTGCTCCGGATCCAGAACCTCCAGCAGGGCCGAGGAGGGGTCGCCTCTGAAGTCCGCGCCCACCTTGTCTATTTCGTCCAGCATAAAGACCGGGTTGACAGAGCCGGCTTCCTTCATGCTCTGGATGATACGTCCGGGCATGGACCCTATGTAGGTCCTGCGGTGGCCGCGAATCTCAGCCTCATCGCGCATTCCACCCAGAGACATGCGCACGAACTTTCTGTTCAGGGACCTGGCGATGGACTGGCCCAGGGATGTCTTGCCCACGCCGGGGGGGCCCACAAAGCAGAGGATGGGACCCTTCATCCTGGGGTTCAGCTTGCGCACGCTCAAGTATTCCAGGATCCTTTCCTTGACCTTTTCCAGGTCGTAGTGGTCATCGTTTAATATTTTCTGGGCCTCTTTTATATCCAGGCGGTCCTTGGTCTTCTTCTTCCAGGGGATTTCCACCAGCCATTCCAGGTATGTCCTGGCCACAGTGGACTCGGCTGAATCGGGGTGCATGTTTTCCAGCCTCTGGAGCTGTTTTTCTGCCTCTTTCATCACCTTGGCCGGGAGCCTGGCCTTTTTGAGGGACTCGCGCAGCTGCTCCAGGTCATCACCGCTCTCGGTGACATCGCCCAGTTCCTTGCGGATGGCTTTTAGCTGCTCCCGGAGGAAATATTCGCGCTGGGCCTTGTCCATGCCCTCCTTGGCCATGTTCTGGATCTTGGCCTGCATTGAGGCCACCTCCACCTCGCGCACCAGCTGCTCGTTGACCATCTTCAGGCGCTGCAGAGGATCGTCGCACTCCAGGATCTGCTGGGCATCGGCGGGCTTCATCCTCAGGTTGGAGGCCACAAGGTCGGCCAGGCGGCCCGGATCGTCCACACTGTTTAAAACGGCCATGATCTCTGAAGCATCCACACCGCGAAGACCCAGGAGCTTTTCACTCTGCTCCCGGGCGGCCCGCAGAAGGGCTTCGGACTCGGAAGTGGGATCGGTAAATTCCTTGTCCTTGATCACGTCTATTTCCACGATATCCATGGGATCCGTCTGGACGAATCTGCGGATCCTGGCCTTGTTGATGCCCTGGACCAGGACCTTGAGGCGGCCGTCGGGCATTTTCAGCATGCGCATGATCATGACCACGGTACCGGTCTGGTACAGGTCGTCCGGACCAGGATTTTCCACCTGTTCATCTTTCTGGGTGCTGATAAGCAGGTAGCGGTTGTTGTTCAGGGCGTGGTCAATGGCCTGGATGCTTTTGTCCCGCCCCACGAAAAGGGGAAGGATCATGTAGTTGAAAACCACAATATCGCGCACCGGCAGAAGCGGCAGGCTGGAGGGTATCTCCAGCTCTGACTCCTGGCCCGAGCTCTCAGACTTTGGGTTGTCTTCCGCGGGATTAACTATCTCCCCGGGTTCGGCGAAAAATATCTTATCATCGCTCATGGCAAGTTTTCTCCTGAAAAAATGTATACCGGGTGTCCGGTTTCTGGACGCAAAAAACTGTGATCAGGCCCTGCAGGCGCTCAGCCGGGCCTGATTTTCAATTGTAAGCTGTATCGGGCATTAGTCAAGCTCGTCAGCGCAAATATCGCACTGGACGTGCTTCAATGCAAAGAAGCTTTTTTTCTCGAGGATGATGCAGGCTTACCTGATCTCGAATTTGGAATAGGTCTTGTCGTATTCCATGTCCTCGCACTTGATGTCTTTTACTTCGCTCATGGAAGAGCCCTGGATAAGTCTTTTCTTGAATTCGGCCAGGGCATTCTCATCCCCCTGGGCCAGGACTTCCACCCGGCCATCGTGCAGGTTTCTTACCCAGCCTTTTACTCCCAGGCTTTGAGCCTGTTCTTGGGTCCAGGATCTGAAAAAAACGCCTTGAACCTTGCCGCTGAGTATACAATGCATGGAATTCATAGATTTTCTCCTGTTGGTTTTTGGCGTTGGACAAATTGAGGGGCCTGCAGCAGTCTGCTGACCGGCCCGGGCTATTGAGAGTTATTAAAGAAAACCGTGTTCCTGAAAACTGAAAAAACTGTCCTCGGAAATAATCACATGGTCCAGAAGCCTTACTCCCAGGGCTGTTGATACCTCCCTGATTTTTCTGGTCAGTTCCCGGTCCTGAAAAGAGGGGTGCGGGTCGCCACCGGGATGGTTGTGCAGCAGAATAACCCCGCTGGCCCTTTTTTCCAGGGCAACCGTGAGGATTTCCCTGGGGAAGACCGGAGCCTGATCCACTGTGCCCCGGCTCATTTTTTCAAAGTCAATCAGCCGGTTTTTATTGTCCACCATGATGGCCCAGAATTCTTCTATGGACTTGAATTGAAGCCTGGACCGGGCCAGGCGGGCCACCTTTTCCGGGGAGTCCAGGGTGCTTCTGGTACTAAGTCCGGACCTGTCCGTCCTGGCCCAGAATTCTCCCCAGAGTCTAAAAAATGTAATAATACCCGGACCGATGCCGTCAATAGCCTGCAGGTCGCCGGGCCTTGCAGCCAGCAGGTCCTTGAAGGTGGGGTACCGGTTGAGAAGGGCCTTGGCCAGGGGTTTGGTGTCTTTCCTGGGCAGGGCGTACCCCAGGACCAGCTCCAGGATTTCATAGTCCTGCAGGCTGGAGGGATCGTTGTCGAGACGCTTTTTCAGTCTCTGGCGATGACCTGTATAGTGCGGCTTCTGGGAATCCATAATCGCTCGCTTCTCCATGCCCAGGGGGCTGATCACTTCTGCCTGAATAGCTGGTAGAGATCGGCGGTGAGCTTTTCCAGGGCCTGGTCCTGAAGGATGGTTCCTGATTTTACTCCGGCTTCGGCTTCAAGGATCATGTCCCAGAGCCGGGCGATATTTCGGGGGCCAAGCTGCCTGGCCAGCCTTTTTTTTTCGTTTTTGGTCCTGGGATACAAAAACACCCTGTCCTCTTCACCGGCGGCCAGATGCCACAGGACACGGGCCTCGTGCAGAAGAAGCCCCAGAAAAGGGAACAGGGCCTCCTGGCCTGTCTGCTGATCCCTGAAAAACTTTTGCCATACCAGGGTAATGTTTTTCCCCTGCTGGATGCTCTGCATCTGGGCGAATATGTCCAGGTCGGCCCTGGGCTCGACTATGTCCAGGTGCTCTGCCTCGACTTTTCCCTGGTCATTGGCCAGAAGAAGAAGCTTTTCCAGTTCCTGGTCCACACCCAGGCTGTTAAGAGGCAGGATGTTCACCAGTTTCTCCTGCACACCGGGAGCAAATACAAGACCGGTTTCCCGGGCTCTTTTTTCCAGGTACCTGGGCAGGTTCTGCCTGGTAATTCCAGGAAACTGCCAGATCCAGCCCCTTTCCCGGGCGATTTTGAAAAACTTCTTATTTTCCAGGACAGCTGGAATTTTGGGTTTTTGTTTATCCCACTGGCCCTCCAGGCAGAAAAAAGGCCAGATTCCGGATTTGAATCCCTTGAGAGCCGGAGCCAGGGCTTTCCACTGGGCATCTTTGAAGACCTGGCAGTTGCGGACAACAACCACTCTGGAAGGTCCCATCATATTGGCCATGTTCAGGGCCTTCCACAGCTTCTGATCAAGCTCCGGGTCATCGCTCCAGAGGGTGTTTATTTCCCAGGAGTCCGGGTCGTATGGTTCAAGGGTTTTGTGAATCTGTCTTTTGACAAGGCCCGCATCCGGGCAGAAAAAAAAGTAAAAACCGGGTCTGGACATGGTGTGAACAGCCTCAAAATTCACTGCCCAGCCGGTCCGTGGCCAGGCGCAGGGCTTCTTCAACTGCTTCCTGTGCAGCCTGTCTTTCCCCTGGAGTGCTTTCTCCGGGTACAGGGGCCTGATCCTGGGCCAGGTAATAAGAACTGCTGCCGCGGACGCTGCCCGAGGACCACAGCAGTTCGTTGTCCCGGGAATGGTACATGTTCACCTCCAGATCCAGCCTGACGTCGGAGCGAACCGTTAGGTCTCCAGCGCCGGTGAGATCATCGGAAACCCTGTAGTTTTTAATGTCTATCTCAATATAGGCCTGGGACTGCTCCCGGTCCACCCAGGATATATCCGCCCGCCTGGAGAACTCGTCGCGGAAGTTGGAGCGAACGTAAGGCTCAAGCCATGCCTCCTGGGTGGGATTATTCACCTGGTCCAGGTGCAGGCGGCTTACCCCTTCCGGCATGTCCACCGGGGTCATGCCGGCGAAGTTGTAGCCGCATCCGGCGCAAAGGGTCAGACAGATAAAAAGTAATGCTGCAAGACGCATGTTTAACGCACCACTATGTTCACCAGCTTCTTGGGCACAGAAATGACTTTGACCACGTCTTTGCCCTGGATATGCTTTTTGACTTTTTCATCTTCGAGGCAGAGGTTTTTAAGTTCTTCCTGATCCATTTCCGCTGGAACATTAATGCTGGAACGAAGCTTGCCGTTGACCTGGATGACCACGGTGATCTCCTGGCGAACCACGGCCCGGGGGTCATACTCCGGCCACCTGCTCCAGGCCAGGCTGTGCTGATAGCCCATGTGCGACCAGAGTTCCTCGCAGATATGCGGGGTAATGGGTGCAAGCACGGTCAGAACCGTGGACAGGGCCGATGATAGCACCTGCGGCCCGCTGGGGCTTTGTCTGAGGGACTCACGGTGCTGGCCGATGGTGTTTAAAAGTTCCATGCAGGCGGCAATGGCGGTATTGAACTGAAACCTGTCCAGCATGTCCCGAGTGGCCCGGCGCATGGCCTCGTGTTCGGCAGCCCGCAGTTCTTTTTCTTCCGGGGTCAGGCCCTGGCCTTCCATGGCCAGGCATGGTCCAACCGGGGAGATAACTCCCGACAGCTCGTGTACAGTCCTCCAGAGACGGTTTAAAAACCTGTAGGAGCCTTCAATGGCGGAATCGCTCCATTCCAGGTCCTTTTCCGGGGGAGAGGCGAACAGGCAGTAGAGGCGGACGGTATCGGCTCCGAAGCGCCTTATCATTTCATCCGGGTCCACCACGTTGCCCTTGGATTTGGACATCTTGGCCCCGTCTTTGAGGACCATGCCCTGGGTGAGAAGATTGGCAAAGGGCTCATTCAGGTCCCAGTATCCAAGGTCGCGCAGGGCCTTGACAAAAAAACGGGCATAAAGAAGATGCAAAATGGCGTGTTCAATCCCGCCTATGTACTGGTCCACAGGAAGCCAGTATTTTATGGCTTCTGAATCAAAGGCACCGTCTGCCTTTCGAGGCGAGGTGAACCTGGCGAAATACCAGGAGGATTCAACAAAGGTGTCCATGGTGTCTGTTTCCCGCCTGGCCTCTTGGCCGCATTCAGGGCAGTCCACCCGGATAAAGCTTTCCATTTCCGGAAGGGGGGAGCGTCCGTCCCTGGGCAGCTCAGCCTCCTGGGGCAAAACAACGGGCAGCTCGCCGGCAGGTACGGGAACGATGCCGCATTTTTCACAGTAGATTACCGGAATGGGAGCACCCCAGAAGCGCTGCCTGGAGATGTTCCAGTCCCGCAGGCGATAGTTGACGGCCCTGCGTCCGGCCTGAAGTCCTTCCAGGTAGTCGGCTATCTCCTCCTGCACCTGCGAAGTAGGCTTGTTGTTGAACCGCCCGGAATTGACAGCCAGCCCAGGATCGGCAAAGGCCTCGTCCAGCTCTTCAGGCAGAGGTTCGTCCATCTCCCGGGGTCTGACCACCACCCGCACCGGGAGACTGTACTTGCGCGCAAACTCCAGGTCCCTCTGGTCATGTGCAGGCACGGCCATGACTGCACCGGTACCGTATTCGGCCAGGACGAAGTTGGCTAAGTAAATGGGCATTTTTTTCCCGGTGGCCGGGTTGATGCAGTAGCTTCCGGTGAATATGCCTTCCTTTTCCGTATCGTCTGCGGTGCGCTCTTCGTGTTCCTGGGAGGTGGTCCTGGAGATAAATTCCTGGATTTTTTCCTGGTCGGGGTTGTCCCGGATAAGCCGGGGCACCATTTCATGCTCCGGGGCCAGGCTCATGAAGGTGGCCCCGAACAGGGTGTCATGCCTGGTGGTAAAGACCGTGATCTTTTCATCCAGCCCCTGAACCGGAAAGTCTATCTCCATGCCGGTGCTTTTCCCGATCCAGTTCTTCTGCATGCTGATGACCCGTTCCGGCCAGCCGCCTGAAAGCTGGTCCAGGTCTTTTAGCAGCTCTTCTGCATAATCTGTTATGCGCAGAAACCACTGTGAGAGTTCGCGTTTTTCCACCATGGAGTCGCAGCGCCAGCACTGTCCGGCCTCCACCTGCTCGTTGGCCAGAACGGTAACGCAGGTGGGACACCAGTTGACCGGGGCCTTTTTGCGGTAAACCAGGCCCTTTTCATAGAACTTGAGGAAAAAAAGCTGCTCCCACTGGTAATATCCAGGATGGCAGGTGGCCAGCTCCCTGCTCCAGTCGTAGGAGTATCCGAGCCTTTTGAGCTCGCTGCGCATGTAGTCGATGTTCTGGTAGGTCCAGTGGGCTGGATGGGTGTTGTTCTTGATGGCCGCGTTTTCCGCTGGCATGCCGAAAGCATCCCAGCCCATGGGGTGCAGGACGTTGTATCCCTGCATCATCTTCATCCTGGCCACCACGTCGCCGATGGAATAGTTGCGCACGTGGCCCATGTGAATACGTCCGGAGGGATAGGGAAACATTTCCAGGACGTAGTACCTGGGCCTGTCAGTCTCCCTGTGAGTGACTTCAAAGGTTTTGTGCTCCTCCCATATCTGCTGCCACTTTTTTTCTATCTCCTCGGGACTGTACCTGCGTTCCTGCATTTGATGTCATCCTTTAATAACTACTTTTAAGTCCGAGCCTGTTCCACAGACCCCTGCGGAACAGGCTCCACTTTATTTTCTGTGGTGTGTCCAGTGCCGGGTCGTTTATTTCCTGGAGTGTAAAATCATAATGTCTGCGCAGGCAGATGTTTGTTTCCCTGCGGTGCCACGATTCCAGGACCTCCCGCACCATGTGGTCGTCATTGCCGGTGGCGAAGACGAACACCGAGTCCATCCGGAAATGCGGCCAGAAAAGTTCTCCCCACCTGGACAGGGACTTCTCCAGGGGGAGGTTGAAAATCTGCACCAGGCCATGTGTGTCCACGCACCACCTGCTCTGTCCCAGGCCCTTGAGGC encodes:
- the holA gene encoding DNA polymerase III subunit delta, producing the protein MSRPGFYFFFCPDAGLVKRQIHKTLEPYDPDSWEINTLWSDDPELDQKLWKALNMANMMGPSRVVVVRNCQVFKDAQWKALAPALKGFKSGIWPFFCLEGQWDKQKPKIPAVLENKKFFKIARERGWIWQFPGITRQNLPRYLEKRARETGLVFAPGVQEKLVNILPLNSLGVDQELEKLLLLANDQGKVEAEHLDIVEPRADLDIFAQMQSIQQGKNITLVWQKFFRDQQTGQEALFPFLGLLLHEARVLWHLAAGEEDRVFLYPRTKNEKKRLARQLGPRNIARLWDMILEAEAGVKSGTILQDQALEKLTADLYQLFRQK
- the lon gene encoding endopeptidase La; translation: MSDDKIFFAEPGEIVNPAEDNPKSESSGQESELEIPSSLPLLPVRDIVVFNYMILPLFVGRDKSIQAIDHALNNNRYLLISTQKDEQVENPGPDDLYQTGTVVMIMRMLKMPDGRLKVLVQGINKARIRRFVQTDPMDIVEIDVIKDKEFTDPTSESEALLRAAREQSEKLLGLRGVDASEIMAVLNSVDDPGRLADLVASNLRMKPADAQQILECDDPLQRLKMVNEQLVREVEVASMQAKIQNMAKEGMDKAQREYFLREQLKAIRKELGDVTESGDDLEQLRESLKKARLPAKVMKEAEKQLQRLENMHPDSAESTVARTYLEWLVEIPWKKKTKDRLDIKEAQKILNDDHYDLEKVKERILEYLSVRKLNPRMKGPILCFVGPPGVGKTSLGQSIARSLNRKFVRMSLGGMRDEAEIRGHRRTYIGSMPGRIIQSMKEAGSVNPVFMLDEIDKVGADFRGDPSSALLEVLDPEQNHSFTDHYLNVPYDLSKVMFICTSNILDTIPSALLDRMEVIRIPGYTEQEKVHIARKYLLPRQIKESGLKEKDISLSDGVLKEIIRNYTREAGLRNLEREIGAVCRKIARQVAEGKKGPFRITRKKVDKLLGVPKYMPEDREKELPAGVAIGLAWTAYGGEILHVEVSLMPGKGKLILTGQMGEVMKESAQAALSYARSRAKTLGLDEDLLDKRDIHIHVPAGATPKDGPSAGLTMVSALVSALLDRPLPGDIGMTGEITLRGRVLPVGGIKEKILAAVASGVKTVIIPDSNKRDFNEIPPELRKTIQVKTVENMDQIWPILDIARD
- the lptE gene encoding LPS assembly lipoprotein LptE — translated: MRLAALLFICLTLCAGCGYNFAGMTPVDMPEGVSRLHLDQVNNPTQEAWLEPYVRSNFRDEFSRRADISWVDREQSQAYIEIDIKNYRVSDDLTGAGDLTVRSDVRLDLEVNMYHSRDNELLWSSGSVRGSSSYYLAQDQAPVPGESTPGERQAAQEAVEEALRLATDRLGSEF
- the radC gene encoding RadC family protein, which translates into the protein MEKRAIMDSQKPHYTGHRQRLKKRLDNDPSSLQDYEILELVLGYALPRKDTKPLAKALLNRYPTFKDLLAARPGDLQAIDGIGPGIITFFRLWGEFWARTDRSGLSTRSTLDSPEKVARLARSRLQFKSIEEFWAIMVDNKNRLIDFEKMSRGTVDQAPVFPREILTVALEKRASGVILLHNHPGGDPHPSFQDRELTRKIREVSTALGVRLLDHVIISEDSFFSFQEHGFL
- a CDS encoding acylphosphatase, whose amino-acid sequence is MNSMHCILSGKVQGVFFRSWTQEQAQSLGVKGWVRNLHDGRVEVLAQGDENALAEFKKRLIQGSSMSEVKDIKCEDMEYDKTYSKFEIR
- the leuS gene encoding leucine--tRNA ligase; translated protein: MQERRYSPEEIEKKWQQIWEEHKTFEVTHRETDRPRYYVLEMFPYPSGRIHMGHVRNYSIGDVVARMKMMQGYNVLHPMGWDAFGMPAENAAIKNNTHPAHWTYQNIDYMRSELKRLGYSYDWSRELATCHPGYYQWEQLFFLKFYEKGLVYRKKAPVNWCPTCVTVLANEQVEAGQCWRCDSMVEKRELSQWFLRITDYAEELLKDLDQLSGGWPERVISMQKNWIGKSTGMEIDFPVQGLDEKITVFTTRHDTLFGATFMSLAPEHEMVPRLIRDNPDQEKIQEFISRTTSQEHEERTADDTEKEGIFTGSYCINPATGKKMPIYLANFVLAEYGTGAVMAVPAHDQRDLEFARKYSLPVRVVVRPREMDEPLPEELDEAFADPGLAVNSGRFNNKPTSQVQEEIADYLEGLQAGRRAVNYRLRDWNISRQRFWGAPIPVIYCEKCGIVPVPAGELPVVLPQEAELPRDGRSPLPEMESFIRVDCPECGQEARRETDTMDTFVESSWYFARFTSPRKADGAFDSEAIKYWLPVDQYIGGIEHAILHLLYARFFVKALRDLGYWDLNEPFANLLTQGMVLKDGAKMSKSKGNVVDPDEMIRRFGADTVRLYCLFASPPEKDLEWSDSAIEGSYRFLNRLWRTVHELSGVISPVGPCLAMEGQGLTPEEKELRAAEHEAMRRATRDMLDRFQFNTAIAACMELLNTIGQHRESLRQSPSGPQVLSSALSTVLTVLAPITPHICEELWSHMGYQHSLAWSRWPEYDPRAVVRQEITVVIQVNGKLRSSINVPAEMDQEELKNLCLEDEKVKKHIQGKDVVKVISVPKKLVNIVVR